The Panacibacter microcysteis genome includes a window with the following:
- a CDS encoding LytR/AlgR family response regulator transcription factor: MIKAVAIDDEPPALRVIENFCLKSGLVSVEKMFNKPQEALRYVNRFPVDLLFLDINMPSLKGTDLYRALKQQTMVIFTTAYSEFAVEGFELNAVDYLLKPFTYDRFLQSVTKASDFHQYLNKQSTQRDQYLFIRADYSLIKINLADILFIEGLDDYLKIHIKDQKPVIARMTMKAMTEKLPANNFIRVHRSYIVSFRHIENVRSKIITIAGEEIPVGNSYEEQFFNSFNK, from the coding sequence ATGATAAAAGCGGTAGCAATAGATGATGAGCCGCCAGCCTTACGGGTAATCGAAAATTTCTGCCTTAAAAGCGGGCTGGTAAGCGTTGAAAAAATGTTTAACAAACCACAGGAAGCACTGAGATATGTGAACCGATTTCCGGTTGATTTACTGTTCCTGGACATTAACATGCCTTCCCTGAAGGGTACCGATCTTTACCGTGCATTAAAGCAGCAAACAATGGTAATCTTTACTACAGCTTACAGTGAGTTTGCCGTGGAAGGGTTTGAACTAAATGCTGTCGATTATCTTTTAAAACCATTTACATACGATCGTTTTTTGCAGTCTGTTACCAAAGCCAGTGATTTTCATCAATACCTCAATAAGCAGTCTACGCAAAGAGACCAGTATCTTTTCATACGCGCAGATTACAGCCTCATTAAGATAAATCTGGCAGATATACTGTTTATTGAAGGCCTTGATGACTACCTGAAAATCCATATCAAAGATCAAAAGCCTGTTATAGCAAGAATGACGATGAAAGCCATGACAGAGAAATTGCCTGCAAACAATTTTATACGAGTACACCGCTCTTATATCGTGTCTTTCAGGCATATAGAAAATGTGCGCAGCAAAATAATTACAATTGCCGGCGAAGAAATACCTGTAGGAAACAGCTATGAAGAGCAGTTCTTTAATTCCTTTAACAAATAA
- a CDS encoding MraY family glycosyltransferase, producing the protein MILVAVGMFIAYIVTFLLMPFIIRVARINKLYDKPDERKTHTHSISSLGGVGMIAGLSISVLLVSDFSIGDSVFQYYLASFFIIFMLGVIDDLFILHPLKKLAGQLLVSLIVTTKAHLLITNLQGLGGFYELNATASYLITFFAILLIINSFNLIDGVDGLAGSLGLVSSVFFGLLFYLKGDMGYAILGFAMAGTLMAFLVFNFPPARIFMGDSGSMLIGLVNAIFVVKVIEQGSTTSGGLNISSPLALAFAIVIIPVLDVLRVFIVRLTKGSSPFTPDRNHIHHLLLSKGFNHMQVTITMLLASIFLAFAGYFLNALNVNLAAIILTALFFLGVFVVKFFTRFNPLHVADEKKNPSDAKVLNLYADEAENNKLNSKKAAVENIALTAPKTKAE; encoded by the coding sequence ATGATTTTAGTTGCTGTAGGGATGTTCATTGCTTATATTGTTACCTTCTTATTGATGCCTTTTATAATAAGAGTTGCCAGAATAAATAAGCTTTACGACAAGCCTGACGAAAGAAAAACACATACACATTCCATTTCTTCTCTTGGTGGTGTCGGTATGATTGCCGGTCTGTCGATCAGCGTACTGCTGGTAAGTGATTTCAGCATTGGTGATTCTGTTTTCCAATATTACCTTGCTTCCTTTTTTATCATTTTCATGCTGGGAGTGATTGATGATTTGTTTATTCTTCACCCGCTGAAAAAACTTGCAGGCCAGTTGCTTGTTTCTTTGATTGTAACTACAAAAGCTCATTTACTCATTACAAACCTGCAGGGGCTGGGCGGATTTTATGAACTTAATGCTACAGCAAGCTACCTCATTACTTTCTTTGCCATATTACTCATCATCAATTCCTTTAACCTGATTGATGGCGTAGATGGCCTCGCAGGTTCTTTAGGATTGGTATCGTCTGTGTTTTTTGGCTTACTGTTTTACCTCAAGGGTGATATGGGTTACGCGATTCTTGGTTTTGCAATGGCCGGAACATTGATGGCTTTTCTTGTTTTCAATTTTCCACCGGCGAGAATATTTATGGGCGATTCCGGCTCTATGCTGATAGGCCTGGTGAATGCAATTTTTGTTGTAAAAGTTATAGAACAAGGCAGCACAACATCCGGTGGTTTAAACATCAGTTCTCCGCTGGCGCTGGCATTCGCTATCGTTATCATTCCTGTATTAGACGTTTTGCGCGTTTTTATTGTAAGACTTACAAAAGGCTCTTCTCCTTTTACCCCGGATAGAAATCATATTCATCATTTACTGCTCAGTAAAGGTTTTAACCATATGCAGGTAACTATTACCATGCTGCTTGCAAGTATTTTCCTTGCATTTGCCGGGTATTTTTTAAATGCACTTAATGTAAACCTGGCAGCAATAATTCTTACCGCACTATTTTTCCTTGGTGTTTTTGTAGTTAAATTTTTCACCAGGTTTAATCCTTTGCATGTAGCGGACGAAAAGAAAAATCCTTCCGATGCCAAAGTGCTTAACCTGTATGCAGACGAGGCAGAAAACAACAAGCTCAATTCAAAAAAGGCTGCTGTAGAAAATATAGCCTTAACTGCTCCAAAAACAAAAGCAGAATAA
- a CDS encoding winged helix-turn-helix domain-containing protein: MFKELDPILHSQLRLAVMSLLISVKEADFTFIKEKTNATAGNLSVQVQKLKEAGYIEVIKEFKDNYPKTTCKITPQGITAFEEYVKALQQYLQLGQKK, encoded by the coding sequence ATGTTTAAAGAACTGGATCCCATATTGCATTCTCAGCTAAGACTGGCGGTTATGAGTTTACTCATCAGCGTAAAGGAGGCCGACTTTACATTCATTAAAGAAAAGACGAATGCAACAGCGGGTAACCTGAGTGTGCAGGTGCAGAAATTAAAAGAAGCAGGCTATATTGAAGTCATCAAAGAATTTAAGGATAACTATCCTAAAACCACGTGTAAAATAACGCCGCAGGGCATTACTGCTTTTGAAGAATATGTAAAAGCGCTGCAGCAATACCTGCAACTGGGCCAGAAAAAATAA
- a CDS encoding intradiol ring-cleavage dioxygenase, whose protein sequence is MQRKDFLRNGFAALGLVSIVPLACSKEDVTSPSGNDDTGGSSATGDCTVSPTETAGPFPTKTPSSLVRSDIRDDRTGVVLSVNITILNTNNSCTALQNAIVDIWHCDKDGYYSEYGGTGMQSVDYTNVNFLRGRQTTGTDGLVTFTSVFPGWYAGRAPHIHVHVYNTSGTSLLVTQIAFPEDVTKTVYTTAQLYGYTKGTQDTSNAADNIFSDSLDQELATIAGSISEGYTLTHTVYVAG, encoded by the coding sequence ATGCAACGCAAAGATTTTTTAAGAAACGGTTTTGCCGCATTAGGCCTCGTAAGCATTGTACCACTGGCCTGTTCAAAAGAAGATGTTACTTCACCATCCGGCAATGATGACACAGGTGGATCGTCTGCAACCGGTGATTGTACTGTTTCACCTACAGAAACAGCGGGGCCGTTCCCTACAAAAACACCGTCTTCTCTTGTACGCTCAGATATAAGAGACGACAGAACCGGTGTTGTGCTCTCCGTAAACATCACAATACTCAATACCAACAATAGCTGCACGGCATTGCAGAATGCCATTGTAGATATATGGCACTGCGATAAAGATGGTTATTATTCCGAATATGGTGGTACAGGTATGCAAAGCGTAGATTACACCAATGTGAACTTTTTACGCGGCCGTCAAACAACAGGTACCGATGGTCTTGTAACGTTTACGTCTGTATTTCCTGGCTGGTATGCTGGTCGTGCGCCGCATATACACGTGCATGTCTACAATACATCAGGCACGTCATTGCTTGTAACGCAGATCGCCTTTCCTGAAGATGTAACAAAAACCGTCTACACCACCGCGCAGCTTTACGGTTACACCAAAGGCACACAAGACACAAGCAATGCGGCTGACAACATTTTTTCAGATTCTTTAGACCAGGAACTCGCCACAATTGCCGGAAGTATCAGCGAAGGATATACACTTACACACACTGTTTATGTGGCAGGTTAG
- a CDS encoding transketolase, with protein MKSTTELKDIASQIRRDIVRMVHAVQSGHPGGSLGCTDFFTALYFSIMEHNPSFNMDAVNEDVFFLSNGHISPVFYSALARSGYFDVKELSTFRKLGTRLQGHPATHEHLPGIRVASGSLGQGLSVAIGAALSKKLNGDKHLVFSLHGDGELDEGQIWEAVLSAPHLKVDNLITTVDWNGQQIDGPTDKVMNLGDLRLKFEAFGWLVLEMDGNDMDDVIATINKAKGMTGNGKPVCILMKTVMGKGVDFMEGHHEWHGIAPNNDQLAKALAQLPETLGDY; from the coding sequence ATGAAATCTACAACGGAGCTAAAAGATATTGCCAGTCAAATACGAAGAGATATTGTAAGAATGGTGCACGCTGTACAAAGCGGCCATCCGGGCGGTTCTCTTGGTTGCACAGATTTTTTTACAGCCTTGTACTTTAGTATTATGGAGCACAACCCTTCATTTAATATGGATGCTGTAAATGAAGATGTTTTCTTTCTGTCCAATGGCCACATATCCCCGGTATTTTATTCGGCGCTTGCCCGTTCAGGATATTTCGATGTAAAAGAGCTGTCTACTTTTCGCAAACTCGGTACACGCCTGCAGGGCCACCCGGCCACGCACGAACACCTGCCTGGTATTCGTGTTGCAAGCGGTTCTCTTGGCCAGGGATTGAGCGTAGCAATTGGTGCCGCGCTCAGCAAAAAATTAAACGGCGATAAGCATCTTGTTTTTTCACTGCATGGTGATGGTGAACTTGACGAAGGACAGATATGGGAAGCAGTTTTAAGCGCACCACACTTAAAAGTAGATAACCTGATAACAACCGTTGACTGGAATGGCCAGCAGATTGACGGCCCTACAGACAAAGTAATGAACCTGGGCGACCTGCGTTTGAAATTCGAAGCATTTGGCTGGCTGGTTCTTGAAATGGACGGCAACGATATGGACGATGTAATTGCCACCATCAATAAAGCAAAAGGCATGACAGGTAATGGCAAACCCGTTTGCATACTCATGAAAACCGTAATGGGCAAAGGTGTAGATTTTATGGAGGGGCATCATGAATGGCACGGCATAGCGCCAAATAATGACCAGCTTGCAAAAGCACTTGCTCAATTACCCGAAACACTGGGCGACTATTAA
- a CDS encoding DinB family protein — protein MNQTTNAAVITPEQLLEHWQGHRKLTRKTIEAFPDDKLFTYSIGGMRPFSELVMEFIDMTGPGITGIQSGEWKKFGEDSRPKPATKAALLARWDEVTELLNSTWPNIKPERFQERELAFGQWDGTVYWSVLYFIDNEIHHRGQGFVYLRSLGIEPPPFWNRQ, from the coding sequence ATGAATCAAACAACAAATGCAGCTGTTATAACGCCCGAACAATTACTGGAGCACTGGCAGGGCCACAGAAAACTTACCCGTAAAACCATTGAAGCATTTCCTGATGATAAATTATTTACCTATTCAATCGGAGGCATGAGACCTTTCTCAGAACTTGTAATGGAATTTATTGATATGACCGGCCCCGGCATTACCGGTATTCAATCTGGTGAGTGGAAGAAGTTTGGAGAAGACAGCAGACCAAAGCCTGCAACAAAAGCAGCTCTTTTAGCCCGCTGGGATGAAGTTACCGAGCTGCTGAACAGCACATGGCCCAACATAAAACCCGAACGCTTCCAGGAACGAGAACTTGCCTTTGGCCAGTGGGATGGCACGGTCTACTGGTCCGTACTTTATTTTATCGATAACGAAATTCATCACAGGGGGCAGGGGTTTGTTTACCTGCGTTCTCTTGGTATAGAGCCGCCGCCGTTTTGGAACAGGCAATAA
- a CDS encoding TonB-dependent receptor translates to MRPFFIMCTLLLFHTAKAQVMVSGKIKDNRGRPVLAASISLKDTYDGAVADSAGTYHFTTTEKGNFVLMVTCAGYKTVEQNVTIAATALTIDFVLKEELNELKAVTVTAGSFAAGDNKRAATVLTSLDVVTVGGGNADITAAVKTLPGAQQIGEREGLFVRGGTGSETKQFIDGTLVNNPFYTSVPDIAGRGRFSPFLFKGTVFSTGGYSALYGQALSSALILESIDLPEQSTASLSISPIILGGGLQQLNSKKTSSWGVNYNYVNLVGYFKIVKQTPDYFKMPQFHNADANFRFKTKRGGMVKYYTTFAHSDLGLRRPDIDSLSLKAAFGLKNLNWYNNLSWRENLGNGWKMNLGAGFSTNTDDLTQELQDQQNKPAKIDDQFWSFGKNFVIKNRQELSQVRAVFDKKLFGISTIRFGGEYMYGTYNTNFNDSFVSNLHDNYAAVFAETDIYITNDLAAKVGGRFEHSSIINKANIAPRISLAYKVGKGGQFSAAYGIFYQKPEYNELVYTTALGYTKATHYILNYQKTTNDRIFRIEGFYKQYANLVKYQPVSYFFNMYTNVGDGYAKGIELFFRDKKTIKNLDYWVSYSYLDTKRQFMRYPQQLQPDFAANHTASLVVKRFVIDWKTGFNFTYSYATGRPYYNFQYNPAGNKFVIADQGKTKDYHNLGFSMNYVPSIGKTKPKVFWVLVASITNVLGANQVYGYNYSLDGSNKVPITPPAKRFFFVGAFFSWGVDRTQDAINNNL, encoded by the coding sequence ATGAGACCTTTCTTTATAATGTGCACCCTATTACTTTTTCATACTGCCAAAGCCCAGGTTATGGTCAGCGGTAAAATAAAAGACAATCGTGGAAGACCTGTATTGGCTGCAAGCATTTCCCTTAAGGATACATACGACGGGGCCGTTGCAGACTCTGCCGGCACTTACCATTTTACAACTACAGAGAAAGGAAACTTTGTGCTGATGGTAACATGTGCAGGCTACAAAACTGTAGAGCAAAACGTCACAATTGCGGCCACGGCACTTACCATCGATTTCGTATTAAAAGAAGAACTGAATGAACTGAAAGCGGTTACAGTAACCGCTGGGTCCTTTGCTGCCGGTGATAATAAAAGAGCAGCGACTGTGTTAACCTCGCTCGATGTGGTAACAGTCGGCGGCGGCAACGCAGATATTACCGCTGCGGTAAAAACATTACCCGGTGCACAACAGATCGGTGAAAGGGAAGGGCTTTTTGTACGTGGTGGCACCGGCTCAGAAACCAAACAGTTTATAGACGGCACCCTTGTTAATAACCCCTTTTATACCAGTGTGCCCGATATTGCCGGCCGCGGCCGTTTTTCCCCGTTTCTTTTTAAGGGAACAGTTTTTAGTACAGGTGGTTATTCAGCATTGTATGGCCAGGCATTGTCTTCAGCACTTATTCTCGAATCTATAGACCTGCCCGAACAATCTACTGCCAGTTTATCCATCTCTCCGATCATTTTAGGCGGCGGGTTGCAGCAACTAAACAGCAAAAAGACCTCGTCCTGGGGTGTAAACTATAACTATGTAAACCTTGTCGGTTACTTCAAGATTGTTAAACAAACGCCCGACTACTTTAAAATGCCTCAATTTCATAATGCAGATGCCAACTTTCGTTTTAAAACCAAACGTGGCGGTATGGTTAAATACTATACCACCTTTGCACACAGCGATCTTGGCCTGAGGAGACCAGATATAGACAGTCTTTCCCTCAAAGCTGCATTCGGTCTAAAAAACCTGAACTGGTATAACAACCTTAGCTGGCGTGAAAATCTCGGTAATGGCTGGAAGATGAACCTGGGCGCTGGTTTTAGCACAAATACAGACGACCTTACCCAGGAATTGCAGGACCAGCAAAACAAACCGGCAAAAATTGATGACCAGTTCTGGTCTTTCGGTAAAAACTTTGTTATTAAAAACAGGCAGGAACTTTCGCAGGTAAGGGCGGTATTTGACAAAAAACTTTTTGGAATAAGCACCATACGCTTTGGCGGAGAATATATGTATGGTACATACAACACCAATTTCAACGACTCTTTTGTAAGCAACCTGCATGATAATTATGCAGCAGTTTTTGCAGAAACAGACATTTATATAACAAACGATCTTGCAGCAAAAGTTGGTGGCCGGTTCGAGCATTCTTCCATTATAAACAAAGCGAACATTGCACCGCGTATTTCATTGGCGTACAAAGTGGGTAAGGGCGGGCAATTCTCTGCAGCATATGGTATCTTTTACCAAAAACCGGAATATAACGAGCTGGTGTATACAACGGCGCTGGGCTACACAAAAGCTACGCACTACATTCTCAATTACCAGAAAACGACCAACGACAGAATTTTTCGCATAGAAGGCTTTTACAAACAATACGCAAACCTCGTAAAATATCAGCCGGTTTCTTATTTCTTCAATATGTACACCAATGTCGGCGATGGTTATGCAAAGGGCATCGAACTTTTCTTTCGCGACAAAAAAACCATAAAGAACCTCGACTACTGGGTAAGTTATTCTTACCTGGATACAAAGCGCCAGTTCATGAGGTATCCGCAGCAATTGCAACCAGATTTTGCGGCTAACCATACAGCATCGCTCGTGGTAAAAAGATTCGTGATAGACTGGAAAACGGGTTTCAACTTTACGTACAGTTATGCCACCGGCAGGCCATATTATAATTTTCAGTACAACCCGGCCGGCAATAAGTTTGTCATTGCAGACCAGGGTAAAACCAAAGATTATCACAACCTTGGTTTTAGCATGAATTATGTGCCCAGTATTGGTAAAACAAAACCAAAGGTCTTTTGGGTATTGGTGGCCAGTATTACAAATGTGCTTGGTGCAAACCAGGTTTACGGGTACAATTATTCGCTGGATGGCTCCAACAAAGTTCCCATTACACCGCCCGCCAAAAGGTTCTTTTTTGTGGGTGCATTTTTTAGCTGGGGTGTAGACAGAACACAGGATGCCATCAACAATAACCTGTAA
- a CDS encoding DUF4834 family protein, giving the protein MAFGEIIALLIVFYIVYKLVFDFVVPVAKTTSRFKSQVNEMRRMQEEQQNRQQSQQQPQKPAQPANVSTRKDTTTTDGEYIEFEDIK; this is encoded by the coding sequence ATGGCATTTGGAGAAATAATAGCCTTACTAATCGTTTTTTATATCGTTTATAAACTGGTATTTGATTTTGTAGTGCCCGTTGCAAAAACCACTTCCCGTTTTAAAAGCCAGGTAAACGAAATGCGGCGTATGCAGGAAGAACAACAAAACAGGCAACAATCACAACAACAGCCACAAAAACCAGCTCAGCCCGCAAACGTATCTACCAGGAAAGATACCACTACAACAGACGGGGAATACATAGAATTTGAAGATATAAAATAG
- the frr gene encoding ribosome recycling factor has translation MVTEELELIMDDAESSMKKAIAHLESELTKIRAGKASPAMLDGINVEYYGSPTPLNQVANVSVLDARTISIQPWEKNMLAAIERAILQANIGITPQNDGVQIRLFMPPLTEERRKELFRKASAEGEHSKVAIRNIRRDSIEHIKKLQKDGLSEDAVKDAEKDIQLMTDKYIVLVDKHLAAKEKEMMAV, from the coding sequence ATGGTTACGGAAGAACTGGAACTGATTATGGACGATGCTGAATCTTCTATGAAAAAAGCAATAGCCCATCTTGAAAGTGAACTTACAAAGATCAGGGCCGGAAAAGCCTCTCCTGCAATGCTCGATGGAATTAATGTAGAATATTATGGTTCTCCCACACCACTCAACCAGGTTGCAAATGTAAGCGTACTCGATGCCCGCACCATAAGCATTCAGCCCTGGGAAAAAAACATGCTCGCAGCCATAGAGCGGGCTATTTTACAGGCAAACATTGGTATTACGCCGCAAAATGATGGTGTACAGATAAGACTTTTTATGCCGCCTTTAACCGAAGAGCGCAGAAAAGAATTATTCAGAAAAGCAAGTGCAGAGGGCGAACATTCTAAAGTAGCTATACGCAATATCCGCAGAGATTCTATAGAGCATATAAAGAAACTGCAGAAAGACGGGTTAAGTGAAGATGCTGTTAAAGATGCAGAAAAAGATATACAGCTAATGACCGATAAATACATTGTTCTTGTAGATAAACACCTTGCAGCCAAAGAAAAAGAAATGATGGCTGTTTAA
- the mce gene encoding methylmalonyl-CoA epimerase, whose protein sequence is MLRAEHIGIAVKDLSISIPLFEKLLNTPCYKMESVESEKVNTAFFQKGETKIELLESPDENSVIAKFIERKGEGMHHIAFEVENIEKEIKRLMAEGFQVLNEVPRKGADNKLVCFLHPKGTNGVLIELCQGIQ, encoded by the coding sequence ATGTTAAGAGCAGAACACATTGGCATTGCAGTAAAAGACCTTTCTATATCTATTCCGTTGTTCGAAAAGTTGTTAAATACCCCCTGTTATAAAATGGAATCTGTGGAAAGTGAAAAAGTAAACACTGCTTTCTTTCAAAAAGGGGAGACAAAAATTGAACTATTGGAAAGCCCGGATGAGAACAGCGTAATTGCGAAATTTATTGAACGAAAGGGGGAAGGGATGCACCATATAGCTTTTGAAGTGGAAAACATAGAGAAGGAAATAAAACGCCTGATGGCCGAGGGTTTCCAGGTGCTGAATGAAGTACCCAGAAAGGGCGCAGACAATAAGCTTGTTTGCTTTCTGCACCCCAAAGGCACAAATGGTGTATTAATAGAACTTTGCCAGGGTATACAGTAA
- the rpoN gene encoding RNA polymerase factor sigma-54, translating to MKLLQVPTAHLEERIKEELEENPALEQGEEEHDEDFDSELNLDNADNYDEADESSDMDGSESEYENIDISEYVSDGDDEIADYRTRDDNYPEMDDQKTLPYKIETSFHEALLDQLGMLSLDEKSFKIAEQVVGSIDDDGYLRREISSIADDLAFRQNVDATEEEINEIIRKIQQFDPPGICARDLRECLLLQLNRHLLEGKDVALAIQVLDKYFEEFTKKHYEKIQRGLNLTDEDLKNVINSIIRLNPKPGGNMGEINKAESYIVPDFFILNNNGKLELTLNSRNAPDLRISEGYRDMLKEYDRGSKKDKRQKEAVLFIKQKIDSARWFIDMIKQRQHTLLSTMSAIMNYQHDFFLTGDQTNLKPMILKDIAEITGLDISTVSRVANSKFVQTEFGTYRLKFFFSESLSTDSGEEVSTREVKKILSDLIEGEDKKKPLSDERLTELLQEKGYNIARRTVAKYREQLNIPVARLRKEL from the coding sequence ATGAAGTTGCTGCAGGTGCCTACTGCCCATTTGGAAGAGCGCATTAAAGAAGAACTGGAAGAAAATCCCGCACTGGAACAGGGCGAAGAAGAACACGATGAAGACTTTGACAGTGAATTAAACCTGGACAACGCTGATAATTATGATGAAGCAGATGAAAGCAGTGATATGGATGGCAGCGAGTCTGAATACGAAAACATCGATATCAGCGAGTATGTTTCAGACGGAGACGATGAAATAGCAGACTACCGCACCAGGGACGATAATTATCCTGAAATGGATGATCAGAAAACCCTGCCATATAAAATAGAAACATCATTCCACGAGGCATTGCTGGACCAGTTGGGTATGCTTTCCTTAGACGAAAAAAGTTTTAAGATCGCAGAACAGGTGGTAGGCAGCATTGACGACGACGGCTACCTGAGACGCGAAATTTCTTCCATTGCAGATGATCTTGCCTTCCGGCAGAATGTTGATGCAACAGAAGAGGAAATAAACGAAATTATCCGCAAGATCCAGCAATTTGACCCGCCCGGTATTTGCGCAAGGGATTTACGCGAATGTCTTTTACTACAGCTTAACCGGCACCTGCTGGAGGGCAAAGATGTAGCACTGGCTATACAGGTGCTCGACAAATACTTTGAAGAATTTACCAAAAAGCACTACGAAAAAATTCAACGTGGGCTCAACCTTACCGATGAAGATCTCAAAAACGTTATAAATTCTATCATTCGCCTGAATCCAAAACCAGGCGGAAATATGGGCGAGATCAACAAAGCGGAAAGCTACATTGTTCCCGACTTTTTCATCCTGAATAATAACGGCAAACTCGAGCTTACGCTTAACAGCCGTAATGCCCCGGATCTGCGCATCAGCGAAGGTTACAGGGATATGCTGAAAGAATACGACCGTGGCAGTAAAAAAGATAAACGGCAGAAAGAAGCTGTATTATTTATAAAGCAGAAGATCGATTCAGCGCGTTGGTTTATTGACATGATCAAGCAGCGCCAGCATACATTGCTCAGTACCATGAGTGCTATCATGAATTACCAGCATGATTTCTTTTTAACCGGCGACCAGACGAACCTGAAGCCAATGATCCTGAAAGACATTGCAGAAATTACCGGTTTGGATATTTCTACGGTAAGCCGCGTAGCCAACAGCAAATTTGTGCAGACAGAATTTGGTACATACCGCCTTAAATTCTTTTTCAGCGAGTCTCTAAGTACAGACAGTGGCGAAGAAGTAAGTACAAGAGAAGTGAAGAAAATCCTGAGCGATCTTATTGAAGGCGAAGACAAGAAAAAGCCTTTGAGCGATGAGCGCCTGACAGAACTTTTGCAGGAAAAAGGCTATAACATAGCCCGCCGTACGGTGGCAAAATACCGAGAACAACTTAACATTCCGGTAGCACGACTAAGAAAAGAATTATAA
- a CDS encoding sensor histidine kinase gives MQNKTQVILINITGCILFLALPLLFAPPSSRIFVELKSPPTVKEIIAYSLLIVYFYLNFFVLIPKYYFSQRYSIFAGFTIVCFFIITLTPNLVMGVQAHRPPAFQQFGAGPGMPPDSFYMRDFGNHASQPVMPPPPDRGEDSFLSISTISHHLFLFLGVFFFSLLLKINIRWKKAEEDKLNTELSYLKLQVNPHFLFNTLNSIYALALEQSENTATAVVKLSAMMRYVLTDAGKEMIALEKDIAYITSFVDLQQLRFGNTLPLTYAINGDIAHRQIAPLILIPFIENAFKHGVNAEEASTIVINITVDAGILHLMVQNNKVFVQLPEEERTGVGIANARNRLKLLYPGKHSLLITDAEKVFTVSLKLHLS, from the coding sequence ATGCAAAATAAAACGCAGGTCATACTGATCAATATTACCGGGTGCATATTGTTTCTTGCACTGCCACTGCTTTTTGCACCGCCTTCTTCCAGGATTTTTGTAGAGTTAAAAAGCCCGCCAACCGTAAAAGAGATAATTGCCTACAGCCTGCTGATTGTATATTTCTACCTCAATTTTTTTGTGCTGATACCAAAGTATTATTTCAGCCAGCGGTATTCGATTTTTGCAGGCTTTACCATTGTTTGTTTTTTTATTATAACGCTTACACCAAACCTTGTAATGGGTGTACAGGCCCACAGGCCGCCGGCTTTTCAACAGTTTGGTGCGGGGCCTGGTATGCCGCCGGATTCTTTCTACATGAGAGATTTTGGAAATCATGCATCGCAGCCGGTAATGCCACCGCCACCTGACAGGGGAGAAGATAGTTTTCTGTCAATAAGCACCATCAGCCATCACCTGTTTTTGTTTTTGGGTGTATTCTTCTTTTCATTACTGCTTAAGATCAACATCCGCTGGAAAAAGGCTGAGGAAGATAAACTGAATACAGAATTATCTTACCTGAAACTACAGGTGAACCCCCATTTTCTTTTTAATACCTTAAACAGTATTTATGCACTTGCGCTGGAGCAATCAGAGAATACAGCTACTGCTGTGGTAAAACTTTCAGCTATGATGCGTTATGTACTTACAGATGCAGGTAAAGAAATGATTGCCCTGGAAAAAGACATTGCTTATATAACCAGCTTTGTAGATCTGCAACAGTTGCGTTTTGGAAATACACTGCCCCTTACCTACGCGATAAACGGAGACATTGCCCACAGGCAAATTGCACCATTAATACTTATACCATTTATAGAAAATGCCTTTAAGCATGGTGTGAACGCTGAAGAAGCATCAACCATAGTCATCAACATTACAGTCGATGCCGGTATACTGCACCTTATGGTGCAAAACAACAAGGTTTTTGTACAACTGCCGGAAGAAGAAAGGACAGGCGTAGGTATTGCCAATGCCAGGAACAGGCTTAAATTACTGTATCCCGGCAAGCATAGCCTGCTTATCACAGACGCCGAAAAAGTATTTACTGTTTCTCTTAAACTGCATCTTTCATGA